One segment of Geitlerinema sp. PCC 9228 DNA contains the following:
- a CDS encoding bifunctional cobalt-precorrin-7 (C(5))-methyltransferase/cobalt-precorrin-6B (C(15))-methyltransferase has product MAKPQIHVIGMGLDGVAGLSATARSQLEAATCIAGSDRYLQLCSEHIDLSQVQTIPIAGDMEAWLQKVEACSGDSRIASDSRIASNSESLVILASGDPLFFGIGRLLQERFDPETLVFHPHVSSVQLAFSRLRLPWQSATVISVHGRMAENLDKPLQQGKSPIAILTDGTYTPSAIAKTILDLRPPVQYKIWVCSELGSPSEQVAGMFPEAAVEATFPQPNVVVLEAIATPNQRWGTPLLGIPDGDLHTFTDRPSLMTKQEVRVLSLAMLRLQPSQVVWDIGSGSGSIAVEIARLLPDARVYAIEKTTAGVDTIAKNRDRFHITNLEIVRGCAPEVLANLPVPHRIMVGGGGRQLPAILEAATNAIAPGGVLVGNFATIEAYSSAQTYLTEKNWQVQSIQANISRSVALKESTRFVPLNPVMILQGICPES; this is encoded by the coding sequence ATGGCAAAACCCCAAATTCATGTCATCGGTATGGGATTGGATGGCGTCGCTGGATTGTCAGCAACGGCGCGATCGCAGTTAGAAGCGGCTACTTGCATTGCTGGTAGCGATCGCTATTTGCAACTGTGTAGCGAACATATCGACCTCAGCCAGGTTCAAACCATCCCCATTGCCGGGGATATGGAAGCTTGGTTGCAGAAGGTAGAAGCCTGTAGTGGCGATTCGCGAATCGCCAGCGATTCGCGAATCGCCAGCAACTCCGAATCGCTGGTGATTCTTGCCAGTGGCGACCCGTTGTTTTTTGGCATCGGTCGTCTGTTGCAGGAACGTTTTGACCCCGAGACACTGGTATTCCATCCCCATGTTAGTTCGGTACAACTGGCATTTAGCCGCTTGCGCCTCCCCTGGCAATCCGCTACCGTCATCAGCGTTCATGGCAGGATGGCGGAGAATTTGGATAAACCGCTGCAACAGGGAAAATCGCCAATTGCTATTTTAACCGATGGTACCTATACACCTAGCGCGATCGCCAAAACCATTTTAGATTTGCGTCCTCCCGTACAATATAAAATTTGGGTATGCAGCGAACTGGGGTCGCCGTCGGAACAGGTGGCGGGGATGTTTCCGGAAGCGGCAGTGGAAGCAACATTTCCCCAGCCGAATGTGGTGGTTTTGGAAGCCATTGCTACTCCCAACCAGCGTTGGGGAACCCCCCTTTTGGGAATTCCCGATGGCGACTTGCATACCTTTACCGATAGACCTAGTTTGATGACCAAACAGGAAGTTCGGGTTTTGTCGCTGGCGATGCTGCGTTTGCAACCGTCGCAAGTGGTGTGGGATATCGGTTCGGGTAGCGGTTCCATTGCGGTGGAAATTGCGCGTTTGCTGCCGGATGCGCGGGTTTATGCTATTGAAAAGACTACCGCTGGTGTGGATACCATCGCCAAAAATCGCGATCGCTTTCATATCACTAACTTAGAAATTGTACGCGGTTGCGCGCCAGAAGTTCTTGCCAATTTGCCAGTTCCCCATCGGATTATGGTGGGTGGTGGCGGTCGTCAATTACCTGCTATTTTAGAAGCTGCTACAAATGCGATCGCGCCAGGCGGGGTTTTGGTTGGTAACTTTGCCACCATCGAAGCCTACAGCAGCGCGCAAACCTACCTTACTGAGAAAAATTGGCAAGTACAATCCATTCAGGCGAATATTTCCCGTTCGGTGGCTTTAAAAGAATCGACGCGATTTGTTCCTTTAAATCCGGTGATGATTTTGCAGGGAATTTGTCCGGAATCATAA
- a CDS encoding precorrin-2 C(20)-methyltransferase, whose amino-acid sequence MNLGTLWGIGVGPGDGEWLTLKGLRIIQSVDIIAVPQNNQGQPGMAYKIVRDFLSAEQTILPLYLPFVRDKDHLEQAWQKATSQLVPYLKAGRDVAFLSEGDISFYSTFTYIFQTLKSQLPDAKIDSVPGICSPLAAASVLQEPLAIGSEKIAILPAVYSLQELENALQWAEVVVLMKVGSVFTDVWYFLQEKGLLERAQLVEWIGWDKQKIYATLKEIEPTAKPHYFSILILRKQDSA is encoded by the coding sequence TTGAATTTGGGAACTTTATGGGGAATTGGCGTTGGTCCTGGGGATGGGGAATGGTTAACCTTAAAAGGATTGCGAATTATCCAGTCCGTGGATATAATTGCCGTTCCTCAAAACAATCAAGGTCAGCCAGGAATGGCTTATAAAATTGTGCGGGATTTTTTATCGGCAGAACAAACCATTTTGCCGCTATATTTGCCTTTCGTTCGAGATAAAGACCATTTGGAACAGGCTTGGCAAAAAGCTACCAGTCAATTGGTTCCCTATTTAAAAGCCGGTCGGGATGTGGCTTTTCTCTCGGAAGGGGATATTAGTTTTTACAGTACCTTTACCTATATTTTCCAAACCCTGAAATCCCAATTGCCAGATGCCAAAATTGATTCGGTTCCCGGGATTTGTTCGCCGCTGGCAGCAGCATCGGTTTTGCAGGAACCGCTGGCGATTGGTAGCGAAAAAATTGCTATTCTGCCGGCGGTTTATAGTTTACAAGAACTGGAAAATGCCTTGCAATGGGCAGAAGTTGTGGTGCTGATGAAGGTGGGTTCTGTTTTTACCGATGTTTGGTATTTTTTGCAGGAAAAAGGTTTATTGGAACGCGCCCAACTGGTAGAATGGATAGGTTGGGATAAACAGAAAATTTATGCCACTTTAAAAGAAATCGAACCCACAGCCAAACCCCATTATTTTTCTATTTTAATTTTAAGAAAGCAGGATTCGGCATGA
- the cobJ gene encoding precorrin-3B C(17)-methyltransferase has translation MTLSIAIIAPTPNSVRLASRLQTVLPAAQIWTKITDRSYEEFPENFYTYRGSLSSLLPQLWQTCDRLIFILAVGAVVRAIAPFLNHKEEDPGVVAVDESGQFAVSVSGGHIGGADALARQIAAALEGTPVITSASEGYQLPAVDLLGNAYGWQRGSGDWLGVSSAIARRNPVLVVQQAGWDFWRGSLPPNHPFQFATEMDNMDDAEATAAIWIGDRLPPEAIRESPTNMPLVCWHPRTLWVGVGCERGTEVDLLEASLRQLLAENGLAVEAVAGLASIDIKADEPGLLELANRLNVPLQFYPRETLAKVDVPHPSAAVEQAVGTPSVSEAAALMAAGSSELAEIAIGKRVYRDARGACTLSIARSTVEYNPNIGQLYLIGSGPGSLDQITPAAKSAIAQADVVIGYKLYLDLIEPLLHPLQCREDSQITQEVERAERAIFLAKRGLTVAVISSGDCGIYGMAGLVMEALASQDWDGENPQVQVFPGITALQGVAAKVGAPLMHDFCAISLSNLLTPTDVIERRVEAAAMADFVVALYNPRSKNRTEVLTKALQIFRRYRSPKTPVAIARSIYRQDECIYLTTLDDIEEGQVDMLTVILIGNESTFRYRDRFITPRGYTGKYDF, from the coding sequence ATGACCCTATCGATTGCTATTATTGCACCTACTCCCAATAGCGTTCGCCTGGCATCGCGGTTGCAGACGGTTTTGCCTGCAGCACAAATTTGGACCAAAATTACCGATCGTAGTTACGAAGAATTCCCAGAAAATTTCTATACCTATCGCGGGTCGCTGTCTTCGCTGTTGCCGCAACTTTGGCAAACATGCGATCGCTTAATTTTTATTTTAGCGGTGGGTGCGGTGGTACGTGCGATCGCGCCTTTTCTAAACCATAAAGAAGAGGATCCAGGAGTCGTTGCTGTTGACGAAAGCGGTCAATTCGCAGTTAGCGTCAGCGGCGGTCATATCGGTGGCGCGGATGCTTTGGCGCGTCAGATTGCGGCGGCTTTGGAAGGAACGCCAGTCATTACGTCGGCTTCGGAAGGTTACCAACTTCCGGCGGTGGATTTGCTGGGAAATGCCTACGGCTGGCAACGGGGAAGTGGGGATTGGCTGGGGGTTTCTTCGGCAATTGCTAGGAGAAATCCGGTTCTGGTGGTTCAGCAGGCGGGTTGGGATTTTTGGCGGGGTTCTCTGCCACCCAACCATCCGTTTCAGTTTGCGACGGAAATGGATAATATGGATGATGCGGAGGCGACGGCTGCCATTTGGATTGGCGATAGATTGCCGCCAGAGGCGATTCGCGAATCGCCTACGAACATGCCACTTGTTTGCTGGCATCCCCGAACTTTGTGGGTGGGGGTAGGTTGCGAACGGGGAACGGAAGTCGATTTGCTGGAAGCATCTTTGCGGCAGTTGCTGGCGGAGAATGGATTGGCGGTGGAGGCTGTTGCTGGTTTGGCTTCTATCGATATCAAAGCAGATGAACCTGGTTTGCTGGAACTTGCCAACCGTCTGAACGTTCCTTTGCAGTTTTATCCCAGGGAAACCTTGGCGAAGGTCGATGTTCCCCATCCGTCGGCGGCGGTGGAACAAGCGGTGGGTACTCCCTCTGTTTCGGAAGCGGCGGCTTTGATGGCTGCAGGTAGTTCGGAATTGGCGGAAATTGCTATTGGCAAACGAGTTTATCGCGATGCGAGGGGTGCTTGTACCCTCAGTATTGCTCGCAGTACGGTAGAATACAATCCGAATATAGGACAATTGTATTTGATTGGGTCGGGTCCGGGAAGTCTCGACCAAATTACGCCGGCTGCCAAAAGTGCGATCGCGCAGGCTGATGTTGTTATCGGTTACAAGCTATATTTGGATTTAATCGAACCCCTGCTGCATCCGTTGCAATGTCGGGAAGATAGCCAAATCACCCAGGAGGTGGAACGCGCGGAACGTGCCATTTTTCTCGCCAAACGGGGATTGACTGTGGCGGTGATTTCTTCTGGCGATTGCGGGATTTACGGCATGGCGGGTTTGGTGATGGAAGCGTTGGCAAGCCAAGATTGGGATGGGGAAAATCCACAAGTGCAGGTGTTTCCCGGCATTACGGCGTTGCAGGGGGTGGCAGCCAAGGTTGGCGCGCCGTTGATGCACGATTTTTGCGCAATTTCCCTTTCTAATTTGCTAACGCCAACGGATGTTATCGAACGGCGGGTGGAAGCGGCGGCGATGGCTGATTTTGTGGTGGCTTTGTACAATCCTCGTTCTAAAAATCGTACTGAGGTGTTGACGAAGGCTTTGCAAATTTTCCGCCGCTATCGTTCGCCAAAAACACCGGTTGCGATCGCGCGTTCGATTTATCGCCAAGATGAATGTATCTATCTTACCACGCTGGATGATATCGAAGAAGGTCAGGTGGATATGCTAACGGTGATTTTAATTGGCAATGAAAGTACGTTTCGTTATCGCGATCGCTTCATCACTCCCAGAGGCTATACCGGTAAATATGATTTCTAA
- the cobM gene encoding precorrin-4 C(11)-methyltransferase produces MFDANNTSNNNHSKGKVAIVGAGPGALDLITVRGQNYLKTADTIVYTGSLVPENMLSVAKADAEIVDTRSQVLEDWLPLVAERAKAGKTVVRLQDGDPSLYGALHELTVYLLERDIPFEVVPGVSAFQGAAARLQVELTVPELVQTIILTRMQGQTNVPTDEDLSSLASHRASLCLYLSAHHCKQAQEKLLEHYPPDTPMALLYRVGWDDEYVKLARLDEMVSLTHEQKLKRTVLYIISPALAGSPESRSRLYHEEHQHIFRPKK; encoded by the coding sequence ATGTTTGATGCTAACAATACATCTAATAATAACCATTCTAAAGGCAAAGTTGCGATCGTGGGGGCTGGTCCCGGCGCGCTGGATTTAATTACCGTTCGCGGTCAAAACTATTTAAAAACCGCCGATACCATTGTTTATACTGGGTCGCTGGTTCCCGAAAATATGCTATCGGTTGCCAAAGCCGATGCGGAAATTGTCGATACGCGATCGCAAGTTTTGGAAGACTGGTTGCCTTTGGTAGCCGAACGCGCCAAAGCCGGCAAAACCGTGGTTCGCTTGCAAGACGGCGACCCGAGTTTGTACGGTGCTTTGCACGAACTAACTGTCTATTTGCTAGAACGAGACATTCCCTTTGAAGTGGTTCCTGGGGTCAGTGCCTTTCAAGGAGCAGCCGCGCGCTTGCAAGTAGAACTCACCGTTCCGGAACTGGTGCAAACCATTATCCTCACCCGCATGCAAGGGCAAACCAACGTTCCCACCGACGAAGATTTGTCCAGCCTCGCTTCCCACCGCGCCTCTCTCTGCCTGTATTTAAGCGCACACCACTGCAAACAGGCACAAGAAAAATTGCTAGAACACTATCCCCCGGATACGCCAATGGCTCTTTTATATCGTGTCGGTTGGGATGATGAATATGTCAAATTGGCACGTTTGGATGAGATGGTATCGCTAACCCACGAACAAAAACTCAAACGTACGGTTCTTTACATCATCAGTCCTGCCCTAGCTGGCAGTCCGGAATCTCGTTCTCGTCTGTATCATGAAGAACACCAGCATATTTTTCGACCCAAGAAGTAG
- a CDS encoding cobalt-precorrin-6A reductase — protein sequence MALWLIGGTSESRDVAGVLSELGCHWVVTVTTPSAAKLYQNLTGEVRVGKMTPEKISQLIAEYPIQGIVDASHPFATEISQSAIATQLPYLRFERPQIPMRSPPTTVFANVEEIVQWMDKRNFQNRRILLTLGVKALPYFIPWQPYCQIWARILPSESSREQAIAAGFHPEKLILQRTPAAKEPERQLWQKLNIDTVITKASGQAGGFDVKQAVALEMGIDLWAIQRPNINYPQQTSNLSQLRSFCQSFCRSTE from the coding sequence ATGGCACTATGGCTCATCGGTGGTACAAGTGAAAGTCGAGATGTGGCTGGCGTTTTGAGCGAACTTGGTTGTCATTGGGTGGTGACGGTGACGACGCCAAGTGCTGCCAAATTGTATCAAAATCTGACTGGGGAGGTTCGCGTGGGCAAAATGACTCCTGAGAAAATTTCGCAATTAATCGCCGAATATCCCATTCAAGGGATTGTCGATGCTTCCCACCCCTTTGCCACGGAAATCTCCCAATCCGCCATCGCCACCCAACTGCCTTATTTACGCTTTGAACGACCGCAAATCCCCATGCGATCGCCACCAACCACAGTTTTTGCTAATGTGGAAGAAATCGTTCAATGGATGGACAAGCGAAATTTTCAAAATCGGCGAATCTTGCTAACTTTGGGAGTAAAAGCTTTACCCTATTTTATCCCTTGGCAACCGTACTGTCAAATTTGGGCGCGAATTTTGCCCAGCGAATCTTCTCGCGAACAAGCGATCGCTGCTGGTTTCCACCCAGAAAAACTCATTCTCCAACGCACCCCAGCCGCCAAAGAACCGGAACGCCAACTTTGGCAAAAATTAAACATCGATACAGTTATTACCAAAGCCAGCGGTCAAGCGGGTGGTTTTGATGTCAAACAAGCCGTTGCCCTGGAAATGGGCATCGATTTATGGGCAATTCAAAGACCAAACATCAACTATCCCCAGCAAACATCTAATTTATCGCAACTGCGATCGTTTTGCCAGTCATTTTGTCGTTCAACGGAATAA
- the cbiD gene encoding cobalt-precorrin-5B (C(1))-methyltransferase CbiD gives MVQTGYTLPVFAVAAAKAAILCCQNPATAEPPASVSTNILPDTAEIPIEQVAKLDADTALAITRSDPGDNLDLTRNTPIWAWVQLQPRSNKPMILEGGEGIGKTSTGKAAIYRYARDIFDANILPLIPDDKTAVIRIILPEGRQLATRTSNEAFGILEGLSLLGTSGISQPLSAEDRLQDFRQHLQETIQKTRHLAFCIGSNGMQVSANLGISQAAMVQTGNWLGALLVEAGLRQAESVLLIGYHGKLAKLGGGIFNTSSHVADGKLEVLAATVVEVGGDLDAVKAVLQSQTAAAAYKELAKRHVADAVMAQLAAKITAKSLAYVQKYADTSVEVGTILFDRTGNILAKDDNAEKILQNHKDTKDTKSNETN, from the coding sequence ATGGTTCAAACTGGCTACACCCTTCCCGTTTTTGCCGTTGCTGCCGCCAAAGCAGCCATTCTCTGCTGTCAAAATCCCGCTACGGCAGAACCTCCCGCATCTGTTTCTACCAACATCCTGCCAGATACCGCCGAAATTCCCATCGAACAGGTAGCCAAACTCGATGCCGACACCGCTTTAGCCATTACCCGCAGCGACCCAGGAGATAATTTAGATTTAACGAGAAATACTCCCATTTGGGCTTGGGTACAATTGCAACCTAGAAGCAACAAACCTATGATTTTAGAAGGTGGGGAAGGGATTGGCAAAACCAGCACTGGCAAAGCCGCTATTTATCGCTACGCCAGGGATATCTTCGATGCCAATATTCTGCCTTTGATTCCCGACGACAAAACCGCCGTTATACGAATTATTTTACCGGAAGGACGACAACTGGCAACGCGAACTTCCAACGAGGCGTTTGGTATTTTAGAAGGATTGTCGTTGTTGGGAACCAGTGGCATTTCCCAACCCCTTTCCGCAGAAGACCGTTTGCAAGATTTTCGCCAGCATTTGCAAGAAACGATTCAAAAGACTCGCCATTTGGCTTTTTGTATTGGTAGCAATGGTATGCAAGTGAGTGCTAATTTGGGGATTTCCCAGGCAGCGATGGTGCAAACTGGCAACTGGTTGGGTGCTTTGTTGGTGGAAGCGGGGTTGCGGCAGGCGGAATCTGTGCTGTTAATTGGCTATCACGGAAAGTTAGCCAAACTCGGCGGCGGTATTTTTAATACGTCTAGCCACGTGGCAGATGGGAAGTTGGAAGTTTTGGCGGCTACGGTGGTGGAAGTAGGTGGCGATTTGGATGCGGTGAAGGCGGTGTTGCAGTCGCAGACGGCAGCGGCAGCTTACAAGGAACTGGCAAAACGTCATGTAGCCGATGCTGTTATGGCACAGCTGGCGGCAAAAATTACTGCCAAGTCGCTGGCATACGTACAAAAATATGCCGATACTTCTGTTGAAGTTGGTACGATTTTGTTCGATCGCACGGGGAATATTTTAGCAAAAGATGACAATGCGGAGAAGATTTTACAAAACCACAAAGACACAAAGGACACAAAGTCCAATGAGACTAATTAA
- a CDS encoding cytochrome b/b6 domain-containing protein, giving the protein MSFRTPYQPLLLRILHNASGLLAIGALLTGFLVYNTYDRRFGGIPFPKIDDIQGIHGSLGLFFLLVFPFLAIYSFHWGSKKLLSADFAKKITQNIGQPVWWVNWQRITNTLILLAATLSVISGRMMKEAWLPAGELHHVWYNLHLIAWVILLFSLIAHISMSLRVGGISLLRSMLNWRYRASDSPSLWLRWLRSQLRR; this is encoded by the coding sequence ATGTCTTTCCGCACACCATACCAACCCCTACTGCTGCGTATCCTCCATAATGCCAGTGGCTTGCTGGCGATCGGGGCTTTGCTAACCGGTTTTTTGGTGTACAATACCTACGATCGCCGATTTGGTGGCATTCCTTTCCCGAAAATCGACGATATCCAAGGAATCCACGGTAGCTTGGGATTATTTTTTCTACTGGTCTTTCCCTTTTTGGCTATTTATAGCTTTCATTGGGGGTCCAAGAAACTTCTATCTGCCGACTTTGCGAAAAAAATCACCCAAAATATCGGTCAACCAGTCTGGTGGGTTAACTGGCAGCGAATCACCAATACCTTAATCTTGCTAGCTGCTACCTTGTCTGTCATCTCTGGCAGAATGATGAAAGAAGCCTGGCTACCGGCAGGGGAACTGCATCATGTTTGGTACAATCTTCATCTGATTGCATGGGTCATTCTTTTGTTTTCGCTAATAGCTCATATTTCCATGAGTTTGCGGGTAGGAGGCATTTCCCTACTGCGTTCTATGCTAAACTGGCGCTATCGTGCTAGCGATTCTCCTTCGTTGTGGCTGCGTTGGTTGCGATCGCAATTGCGACGATAA
- a CDS encoding TMEM165/GDT1 family protein: MLNGLTAGLLLIALSELGDKSFFISMILATRHPRRWIFIGVTVALSLMTVLSVLLGQVTVFFPQHYVRWLAIALFLGFGFKMLYDGVKMARSASWLAEQKEAAEAVQSHEKKATSFSTMSILLEAFLLTFFAEWGDRTQIATITLAAAKHPLGVALGATLGHGMATAIAVISGNLISGRLSERWLTIAGGCLFLVFGALVAWEMR, translated from the coding sequence ATGTTAAATGGCTTGACTGCTGGATTGCTGCTCATTGCACTATCGGAACTGGGAGATAAATCATTTTTTATTAGTATGATTTTGGCTACGCGACACCCACGCCGTTGGATTTTTATCGGCGTTACTGTAGCTTTGTCTTTGATGACAGTTCTGTCGGTTCTGTTGGGTCAGGTGACAGTATTTTTCCCGCAACACTACGTTCGCTGGTTGGCGATCGCTTTATTTTTGGGGTTCGGTTTCAAAATGCTGTACGATGGGGTCAAGATGGCTCGTTCGGCAAGCTGGTTGGCAGAACAAAAGGAAGCTGCAGAAGCGGTTCAAAGCCACGAAAAAAAGGCAACTTCCTTTTCTACGATGTCTATTTTGCTAGAAGCCTTTTTGTTAACTTTCTTTGCAGAATGGGGCGATCGCACGCAAATTGCTACCATAACCCTAGCCGCTGCCAAGCATCCTTTGGGCGTTGCGTTAGGTGCTACTCTAGGACATGGTATGGCTACTGCCATTGCTGTTATTAGCGGCAACCTCATCAGCGGTCGTCTCTCGGAACGCTGGTTAACTATAGCAGGTGGCTGTTTGTTTTTGGTTTTCGGTGCTTTGGTGGCTTGGGAAATGCGGTAA
- a CDS encoding DUF1818 family protein, protein MGDRKILKSGNGWRLGWDPDAGEFTGLLGNDTWAMELTAAELEDFCQLLEKLATTMEQMAEELMDEERIACEAQSDRMWMQVEGFPHAYSLQVILTTGRRCEGYWEAEAIAHLLAAARSLSVF, encoded by the coding sequence ATGGGCGATCGTAAAATTCTCAAAAGTGGCAACGGGTGGCGGTTGGGATGGGATCCCGATGCCGGGGAATTTACCGGTTTGCTAGGCAACGATACCTGGGCTATGGAACTGACAGCCGCTGAGTTAGAGGATTTTTGCCAGTTGTTGGAGAAGCTGGCAACTACCATGGAACAGATGGCTGAGGAACTAATGGATGAGGAAAGAATTGCCTGCGAAGCCCAAAGCGATCGTATGTGGATGCAGGTAGAAGGATTTCCCCACGCTTACAGTTTGCAAGTAATTTTGACAACAGGCAGGCGTTGCGAGGGATATTGGGAAGCGGAAGCGATCGCCCATTTGCTGGCAGCAGCGCGATCGCTTTCTGTATTTTAA
- a CDS encoding DNA-directed RNA polymerase subunit omega, producing MPKRTSIEPTHLMHRGEELIEAASNRYRITVQVATRAKRRRSEDIDSLDDPMMKPVIRAIIEMSDELTQPEIIGD from the coding sequence ATGCCCAAACGAACCTCCATCGAACCGACGCACCTCATGCATCGGGGCGAGGAGTTAATTGAAGCCGCATCCAACCGCTATCGCATTACCGTTCAAGTAGCCACCCGCGCCAAACGTCGCCGCAGCGAAGACATCGACAGCTTGGACGACCCGATGATGAAACCGGTGATTCGAGCGATTATTGAAATGTCTGATGAATTAACCCAACCAGAAATTATTGGTGATTGA
- a CDS encoding GDSL-type esterase/lipase family protein, translated as MQTLSVDSNRDRLPRSHPLRVVALGDSLIYGFGDPEGGGWVERLRRQWMLDGSPGHVVYNLGVRGDRVEQVTQRLEDEFRNRGELRNRVPDIIILSVGVNDSARLQSPQGRNFTEFSQFQKQISELLVRAQKLCPVLFVGMPPTDETKMPFLNCLYYNHQDQYRYKEATRQACAAHNLPYLDLYDLWQQRGTAWWRPLIGRDGLHPNPQGYRAILTDLRHWEPFQQLQHRDRSREA; from the coding sequence ATGCAAACGCTTTCTGTCGATTCTAACAGAGACCGTCTTCCCCGTTCCCATCCCTTGCGCGTCGTGGCTTTGGGAGATAGTTTGATTTACGGCTTTGGCGATCCCGAAGGAGGCGGTTGGGTAGAAAGGCTGCGACGGCAGTGGATGCTCGATGGCAGTCCCGGTCATGTGGTGTACAATTTGGGCGTACGGGGCGATCGCGTGGAACAGGTAACCCAGCGTTTGGAAGATGAATTCCGCAACCGCGGCGAACTGCGCAATCGCGTCCCCGATATCATTATTTTATCTGTCGGTGTCAACGACTCTGCCCGATTGCAATCCCCACAAGGGCGTAATTTTACCGAATTTTCCCAGTTTCAAAAGCAAATAAGCGAGCTGCTGGTACGCGCGCAAAAACTGTGCCCAGTTTTGTTTGTGGGGATGCCCCCCACCGACGAAACGAAAATGCCTTTTCTCAACTGTTTGTACTACAACCACCAAGACCAATACCGCTACAAAGAAGCAACGCGCCAAGCCTGTGCTGCCCACAACCTTCCCTACCTCGATTTGTACGACCTGTGGCAGCAACGGGGAACAGCTTGGTGGCGACCCCTCATCGGTCGAGATGGTTTACATCCCAATCCCCAGGGGTATCGAGCCATTTTAACCGATTTACGGCATTGGGAACCTTTCCAGCAGCTACAACATCGCGATCGCAGCAGAGAAGCATAG